In Halobacteriovorax marinus SJ, the following proteins share a genomic window:
- the hmpA gene encoding NO-inducible flavohemoprotein — MLESKTIEIIKSTAPILEEHGVLLTKHFYKKLFEKNPEVMPYFNRAHQEMGTQQEALAGAICAYAKNIDNLSALSGAVSLIANKHSSLKIKPEHYPIVGVNLLESIKEVLGDGATDDIISAWKKAYFFLADILIEAEKNLYNEQLKSENGFNEFKKFRVVKKVQESSIISSFYLSSEDGLPAPSFKAGQYITIRVPFDGMTTMRNYSLSSFGDENFLRVSIKREDALEDKTPARYVSNYMHSQVEEGDIVEVGYPNGIFTLQPQNTDKNIVCIAGGIGITPLLSMIHCLNQNRKSTQSLKLIHANKNDEVHAFKSEVESIQELNPNFKAFFFYDELKREKRSNENIGFITREFLTEFISNDKSSDFYICGPKAFMKSIKNDLLALGVEENQIHYELFGPVESI, encoded by the coding sequence ATGCTAGAGAGTAAGACTATTGAAATTATTAAAAGTACTGCACCAATTTTAGAAGAACATGGAGTACTTCTTACAAAGCATTTCTATAAGAAACTTTTTGAAAAAAATCCTGAGGTTATGCCATATTTTAATCGTGCCCATCAAGAAATGGGAACTCAACAGGAGGCCCTTGCTGGCGCAATTTGTGCTTATGCAAAAAATATTGATAATCTCTCAGCATTAAGTGGAGCAGTTTCTTTAATTGCCAATAAGCATAGTTCTTTAAAAATAAAGCCAGAGCATTATCCAATTGTGGGAGTTAATTTACTAGAATCTATCAAAGAAGTTTTAGGAGATGGAGCAACTGATGATATTATTTCAGCCTGGAAGAAAGCCTATTTCTTTCTTGCCGATATTCTTATAGAAGCAGAAAAAAATCTTTATAATGAACAATTAAAATCAGAAAATGGTTTCAATGAATTTAAAAAGTTTCGTGTTGTAAAGAAGGTTCAAGAAAGTTCAATCATTTCATCTTTTTATTTATCTAGTGAAGATGGGCTACCGGCTCCAAGCTTTAAGGCGGGTCAATATATAACTATTCGTGTTCCATTTGATGGAATGACAACAATGAGAAATTATAGTTTATCTAGTTTTGGGGATGAGAATTTTCTTAGAGTAAGTATAAAAAGAGAGGACGCATTAGAGGATAAAACTCCGGCAAGGTATGTTTCAAATTATATGCACTCTCAAGTTGAAGAGGGTGATATTGTCGAAGTTGGCTATCCAAATGGTATATTTACATTACAGCCACAAAATACGGATAAGAATATAGTTTGTATCGCTGGAGGAATAGGAATCACTCCACTTCTAAGTATGATTCATTGTTTAAATCAAAATAGAAAGTCTACTCAATCATTAAAATTAATCCATGCAAATAAGAATGATGAAGTTCATGCTTTTAAAAGTGAAGTCGAGTCCATTCAAGAGCTGAATCCTAATTTCAAAGCGTTCTTTTTCTACGATGAACTAAAGAGGGAGAAGAGAAGTAATGAAAATATAGGCTTTATTACGAGAGAGTTTTTAACGGAGTTCATCTCTAATGATAAGAGTTCTGATTTCTATATTTGTGGACCTAAAGCATTTATGAAGTCTATTAAGAATGACTTACTAGCTCTGGGAGTAGAGGAAAATCAAATTCATTATGAGCTATTTGGTCCAGTCGAAAGTATTTAA
- a CDS encoding GNAT family N-acetyltransferase — protein MIIETERLILRQWKDSDIDPFVKLNLDEETMKFFPSTYARDVSEKLINREIERISKDDIGLLAVELKETGEFIGFIGLARPSYETHFTPCTEIGWRIYKDFWGKGYASEGARAVLDFAFEELGLEEVVSFTSRLNLASIRVMEKIGMVRDTDGDFKHPMVEDDSELKDHVLFRVRSVNG, from the coding sequence ATGATTATAGAAACAGAAAGATTAATACTAAGACAGTGGAAAGACTCCGATATTGATCCCTTCGTGAAGCTTAACCTTGACGAGGAAACCATGAAATTCTTTCCATCTACTTACGCTAGAGACGTAAGTGAGAAGCTTATTAATAGAGAAATTGAGCGCATTTCCAAAGATGATATTGGATTATTGGCCGTAGAGTTAAAGGAAACGGGAGAGTTTATAGGTTTTATTGGTCTTGCAAGACCAAGTTATGAAACTCACTTCACTCCTTGTACTGAAATCGGTTGGAGGATCTATAAAGACTTCTGGGGAAAAGGGTATGCTAGTGAAGGTGCAAGGGCCGTTCTCGATTTTGCTTTTGAAGAGTTGGGGCTCGAGGAAGTTGTCTCTTTTACCTCAAGACTTAATCTCGCTTCAATTAGGGTTATGGAAAAGATTGGTATGGTAAGAGATACTGATGGGGACTTTAAACACCCTATGGTTGAGGACGATTCAGAGCTTAAAGATCATGTTCTTTTCCGAGTGAGAAGTGTTAATGGCTAG